Proteins encoded in a region of the Veillonella parvula genome:
- a CDS encoding GatB/YqeY domain-containing protein, which produces MSLKDQLKEDMKAAMKAREEGKTALSVIRMVNSAIKNTEINDKIELDDAGILGILAKEMKTRQDSLTEFEKAGREDLISHVKEEMAVLQKYLPEQLKEDEIRTIVQEAIAACGDNVNMGNVMKHVMPKTKGRADGKVVNNIVKELLG; this is translated from the coding sequence ATGAGTTTAAAAGATCAATTAAAGGAAGATATGAAAGCAGCTATGAAAGCTCGTGAAGAAGGTAAAACAGCGTTATCTGTAATTCGTATGGTCAATAGTGCCATAAAAAATACAGAAATCAATGACAAAATTGAGTTAGATGATGCTGGCATTCTTGGCATTTTAGCTAAGGAAATGAAAACTCGTCAAGATTCCTTAACAGAATTTGAAAAAGCGGGACGTGAGGACTTAATTAGTCATGTAAAAGAAGAAATGGCTGTATTGCAAAAATACTTACCAGAGCAATTGAAAGAAGATGAAATTCGTACAATTGTACAAGAAGCCATTGCTGCATGTGGTGATAATGTAAATATGGGCAATGTTATGAAACATGTAATGCCAAAAACAAAAGGGCGTGCAGATGGTAAGGTTGTCAATAATATTGTTAAAGAATTACTTGGATAA